The Candidatus Cloacimonadota bacterium DNA window CTGTCTTAATATCATCTTGTGTGATTTTTTTGTATTTGAGATTGTCTCCAATTCGATTCCATAAATCATCTATATAAGCACTAATATCTCTTTCCTTAACATAACTTTCAAGAAGTTCTCTAACGAGACTGCTTAACTTCTTTCCTTCAGATTGAGCCAGGAGAGAAACTTTGTTCTTTAATTCTGATTCAATTCTTATGATCATTTGAGTAGTCATAATTCATCTCCAAAATAAATATAACTTTATATACAAATTATACAATTCATTTTTTAATGTCAAATTATTTTTGCTTTTTTTTATAAAAAAATTATTATTTTCTCTAAATAGAAATGATTTTTATTTAAAAGGAATTATGGGAAAACAGGAATACTTGAATATTTTAAGGAAAAATAACCTGAAAATAACTCCCAAACGCGCTGCCATTCTCGAATTATTTCTCAATGAACAGAAATTTTTTACACCCCGGGAAATCCGGTCTTCATTACAAACTGATTTCGAGCATCTTGGTTTGCCGACT harbors:
- a CDS encoding CopG family transcriptional regulator, with protein sequence MTTQMIIRIESELKNKVSLLAQSEGKKLSSLVRELLESYVKERDISAYIDDLWNRIGDNLKYKKITQDDIKTAIRKVRAEK
- a CDS encoding transcriptional repressor, encoding MGKQEYLNILRKNNLKITPKRAAILELFLNEQKFFTPREIRSSLQTDFEHLGLPT